Proteins from a genomic interval of Flammeovirgaceae bacterium SG7u.111:
- a CDS encoding amidohydrolase: MNHFTIKNKASGKPSLLFLLFFCVSLWTCETPQTADLLIYGGTIYTVSESNPSVEAVVIQGDKIVFAGNLADAEKMVDDKTERLDLKGKTLTPGLIESHAHFLGVGYKKLNLDLSNTKSYEEIVSMVAEAAKKAKPGEWIQGRGWHQSKWDSLPEKMVNGFQTHDELSAVSPNNPVYLRHASGHAGFANAKAMEMAGVSTISPEGMDSHEVEGGEFIRDELGNATGVFNERAMGLITKHIPDNTPEMRAKAMKLAFDECLSHGITSFHDAGEGKEGLETMYEFLEKDSLKVRLYVMLSSGDTSLLNEWYAKGPQIGLGNNFLTVRSIKLYVDGALGSRGAWLLKDYEDRPGHTGHETTPIPFVRMVTRDGLEHGFQVCSHAIGDRANREVLDEYEAAFLDNPDKATDHRFRIEHAQHINGEDIPRFGKLGVIAAMQAIHMSSDRPWAIYRLGLARIQDGAYVWQKLLDSGAKVINGTDAPVEPIDPIACFYASVTRRTLKGEPDGGYEADQKMSREQALKSYTLDAAYGAFEEDIKGSIEVGKLADFTVFDQDIMTVPDDSLLATKIDYTIVGGKVVFERK, encoded by the coding sequence ATGAACCATTTTACTATTAAGAACAAAGCAAGTGGAAAGCCCAGCTTGCTGTTTTTGCTATTTTTTTGCGTAAGCCTTTGGACTTGCGAAACCCCTCAGACGGCAGACTTGCTCATTTATGGAGGAACTATTTACACCGTTTCGGAAAGCAACCCTTCTGTTGAAGCAGTTGTGATCCAAGGTGACAAAATCGTTTTTGCCGGAAACTTGGCTGATGCGGAAAAAATGGTCGACGACAAGACCGAAAGGCTCGACCTAAAGGGCAAAACCTTGACTCCTGGGCTAATCGAATCGCATGCGCACTTTTTGGGCGTGGGCTACAAAAAGCTCAACCTCGACCTGAGCAACACCAAAAGTTACGAGGAAATAGTCTCTATGGTAGCCGAAGCTGCAAAAAAAGCCAAGCCCGGAGAATGGATTCAAGGCAGAGGATGGCACCAAAGTAAGTGGGACAGCTTACCCGAAAAAATGGTCAACGGCTTCCAAACCCACGATGAACTGAGCGCAGTTTCTCCTAACAACCCCGTGTATTTGCGGCATGCAAGCGGCCATGCAGGCTTTGCCAATGCCAAAGCGATGGAAATGGCTGGTGTTTCAACCATTTCTCCTGAAGGAATGGATAGCCATGAAGTGGAAGGTGGTGAATTTATCAGAGACGAACTGGGCAATGCAACGGGCGTGTTCAATGAACGAGCGATGGGGCTCATCACCAAGCACATCCCCGACAATACGCCAGAGATGAGGGCTAAAGCAATGAAATTAGCTTTTGACGAATGCCTTTCCCACGGGATCACCAGTTTTCACGATGCTGGAGAAGGCAAAGAAGGACTGGAAACTATGTACGAGTTTTTGGAAAAAGATTCGCTAAAAGTAAGGCTATACGTGATGCTCAGCAGCGGTGATACTTCCCTACTGAACGAATGGTACGCCAAAGGGCCGCAAATAGGCTTGGGCAACAACTTCTTAACTGTTCGCTCCATTAAATTGTATGTAGACGGCGCCTTAGGTTCTAGGGGCGCTTGGCTCTTAAAAGATTACGAAGACCGCCCTGGCCACACTGGCCATGAAACTACGCCGATTCCTTTCGTGCGCATGGTCACTAGAGATGGGCTAGAACACGGTTTTCAAGTTTGCTCGCATGCCATAGGCGATAGGGCAAACCGAGAAGTATTGGATGAATACGAAGCTGCTTTCTTAGATAATCCTGATAAAGCTACCGACCACCGGTTTAGGATAGAACATGCCCAGCATATCAATGGAGAAGACATTCCAAGATTCGGAAAATTGGGCGTAATTGCTGCCATGCAAGCCATCCACATGAGCTCCGACAGGCCATGGGCTATTTACCGTTTGGGCTTGGCTAGGATTCAAGACGGGGCATATGTGTGGCAAAAACTGTTGGACAGCGGAGCAAAGGTGATCAATGGAACAGATGCACCCGTTGAGCCAATCGACCCGATTGCTTGCTTTTATGCTTCAGTGACCAGAAGAACGCTTAAAGGCGAGCCAGATGGAGGCTACGAAGCCGACCAGAAAATGAGTCGTGAGCAAGCCCTGAAATCCTACACGCTCGATGCCGCTTATGGTGCTTTTGAAGAAGACATCAAAGGCTCGATTGAGGTAGGAAAATTGGCGGACTTCACCGTATTTGACCAAGACATCATGACCGTACCTGACGATTCGCTACTTGCTACCAAAATTGATTACACCATAGTAGGTGGTAAAGTTGTTTTTGAAAGAAAGTAA
- the recN gene encoding DNA repair protein RecN, which yields MLKNLIIKNYALIRELEISPSKNLNIITGETGAGKSIMLGAIGLLLGNRADSKMLFDEEKKCVIEGAFKVKGYKLKGVFKQLDLDYEELSVIRREISPSGKSRAFINDTPVNLETLRAISGRLLDVHSQHDNLLIGSEDYQLQIIDVYAETATLLADYQESYRTLKAAEKAYQQLMSENEEIKKEFDYNSHLLNELTEAGLDDLDIPAMESELELLENAESIKSNLNGVLEFLSNAEFSVEAGLKSAMAALSQISGFGKQFEELQERAQSVQIELQDITLELEKEESKLFPDQERMMQLKEQVDQVYSLQHKHHVHDIDELIALRDSIQEKVDKVLNFDDKLAEYKAEKEQAYVVALEKAELLSQKRLEFFNPLVNELNLLLQHLGMPNGKTAIDHRVGELTKTGKDEVNILFSANKGVNPEPIKVVASGGEFSRLMLAIKYILARKTLLPTVIFDEIDTGISGEIAIKVGNMMKEMAGRHQIIAISHLPQIAAKGDHHYFVFKDNSAARTVSRIKLLAQEERLNEIAQMIGGANPSETAYKNAQELMG from the coding sequence ATGCTTAAAAATCTGATAATTAAAAACTACGCACTTATACGAGAATTAGAGATTTCTCCTTCCAAAAATTTGAATATAATTACTGGAGAAACAGGTGCAGGTAAGTCGATCATGTTGGGGGCTATCGGGCTGCTGTTGGGCAACCGTGCAGATTCCAAAATGCTTTTTGATGAGGAAAAAAAGTGTGTGATAGAAGGAGCTTTTAAAGTGAAGGGGTACAAACTAAAAGGCGTTTTCAAGCAATTGGATCTCGATTATGAAGAGCTTTCGGTTATCCGAAGGGAAATTTCCCCTAGCGGAAAATCAAGGGCCTTCATCAACGATACGCCTGTAAACCTCGAAACGCTTAGGGCGATTTCGGGAAGGCTGTTGGATGTACATTCCCAGCACGACAACCTACTAATAGGCTCGGAAGATTACCAGCTCCAGATCATAGACGTGTACGCTGAAACTGCCACGCTTTTGGCGGATTATCAGGAAAGTTACCGAACTTTAAAAGCTGCTGAAAAAGCTTACCAACAGTTGATGTCGGAGAACGAGGAAATCAAAAAAGAATTTGATTATAACAGCCATTTGCTCAATGAACTTACGGAAGCAGGGCTAGACGATTTGGATATTCCAGCAATGGAATCGGAGTTGGAGTTATTGGAAAATGCGGAAAGCATAAAGTCCAACCTCAACGGGGTGTTGGAGTTTTTGAGCAATGCGGAGTTTTCAGTAGAAGCTGGCTTGAAATCTGCGATGGCTGCGCTTTCGCAGATAAGTGGATTTGGAAAGCAGTTTGAAGAATTGCAGGAGCGTGCGCAAAGTGTTCAGATCGAACTGCAAGATATTACCCTGGAGCTGGAGAAAGAAGAGTCAAAACTGTTTCCAGACCAAGAGCGGATGATGCAACTGAAAGAACAAGTAGATCAGGTGTATTCTTTGCAACACAAGCATCATGTACACGATATTGATGAGCTGATCGCACTTCGCGATTCTATCCAAGAAAAAGTGGATAAGGTCTTGAACTTCGATGATAAATTGGCGGAGTATAAAGCGGAAAAAGAACAGGCGTATGTTGTAGCATTGGAAAAAGCAGAATTGCTTTCGCAAAAGAGGTTGGAGTTTTTCAACCCGTTGGTAAACGAGCTGAATCTGTTGCTTCAACATTTGGGTATGCCCAATGGAAAAACGGCAATCGATCACCGAGTAGGGGAGTTGACCAAAACGGGGAAAGATGAGGTGAATATCCTGTTTAGTGCCAATAAGGGCGTGAACCCTGAGCCGATCAAAGTTGTGGCATCTGGCGGTGAATTTTCTCGCTTGATGCTGGCAATAAAGTATATCCTAGCCAGAAAAACCTTGCTGCCTACCGTTATTTTCGATGAAATAGACACAGGTATTTCGGGTGAAATTGCCATAAAAGTAGGGAACATGATGAAGGAAATGGCGGGTAGGCACCAGATTATTGCCATTAGCCACCTTCCGCAAATAGCTGCTAAGGGAGACCATCATTACTTCGTGTTCAAAGACAACAGCGCAGCTCGTACCGTAAGTAGGATCAAGCTCCTAGCCCAAGAAGAGCGCCTCAACGAAATAGCCCAAATGATAGGAGGAGCCAACCCAAGCGAAACTGCCTACAAAAATGCACAGGAGTTGATGGGATGA
- a CDS encoding SPFH domain-containing protein: MITLFGVLALLAGFAILIIAFLDKSESAGPWMKNFSLAQGAIAVLIGGVLLSVNSMFFFADRGFNYLLVSPTGKMSAVMEQGIKFQVPGTKIDKWQKFIDVKVTGEGIEVDAEEVEGLMKPVPLRFIDQVTANGFVSTRFELPRDEESFISLAVKFRTMSNLVNNTIVPTVKEQLVNTAYMFAAQDYISGEAQSFRQAFEEQLKGGAYAVEKIVSRDTVYGDIQEEEVSRVIKEVQTSYEVKKVLENGIPKRIKHELSENKIIVSQVIVDNIELEATFKQRLEAQRDESAKRQLEQQKVETAKDAQLRIIAEGERDKAAERVAQEKEQVKALIAIETKLKQEETNKKLAAIELETERLNAQTKKVQADAEAYEISRKVSAGITPEVKLQMELDRDVQVAEQISKIQFPQTMIIGGDQKGGTPLESLIGAAMAKQLQTVKQ, translated from the coding sequence ATGATAACTTTATTTGGTGTTTTAGCCTTATTGGCTGGATTTGCTATTCTTATAATTGCCTTTTTGGACAAAAGTGAAAGTGCTGGTCCATGGATGAAAAACTTTTCCTTGGCACAAGGAGCAATTGCCGTATTGATTGGAGGGGTGCTTTTGTCAGTGAACTCCATGTTCTTTTTCGCAGATAGAGGTTTTAACTATCTTTTGGTTTCGCCTACAGGTAAAATGAGTGCCGTTATGGAGCAGGGTATTAAGTTTCAAGTCCCTGGCACTAAGATTGATAAATGGCAAAAGTTCATAGACGTGAAGGTAACGGGCGAGGGTATTGAGGTAGATGCCGAAGAGGTAGAAGGGCTGATGAAGCCTGTCCCCTTGAGGTTTATCGATCAGGTAACAGCCAACGGATTTGTTTCCACTCGTTTTGAGCTTCCCCGCGATGAGGAGAGTTTTATTAGCCTTGCGGTGAAATTTAGAACCATGAGTAACTTAGTGAACAACACGATAGTGCCAACGGTGAAAGAGCAATTGGTGAATACTGCCTACATGTTTGCCGCTCAGGATTATATCTCTGGTGAAGCGCAAAGCTTTAGGCAAGCATTTGAAGAGCAACTGAAAGGCGGAGCGTATGCTGTGGAGAAAATTGTGTCGAGAGATACGGTTTATGGAGACATCCAAGAGGAGGAAGTAAGTAGGGTCATAAAAGAAGTGCAGACTTCTTATGAGGTGAAGAAGGTGTTGGAAAACGGAATTCCTAAAAGGATTAAGCACGAGTTGAGCGAGAACAAAATTATTGTTTCGCAGGTCATAGTCGATAACATAGAACTGGAAGCGACCTTTAAGCAACGCTTGGAAGCCCAAAGGGACGAATCGGCGAAGAGACAACTGGAGCAGCAGAAGGTGGAAACTGCCAAAGATGCACAGTTGAGAATTATTGCCGAGGGTGAGCGTGACAAAGCTGCTGAGCGTGTTGCCCAAGAGAAGGAGCAGGTGAAAGCCCTGATTGCCATAGAAACGAAATTGAAGCAAGAAGAAACGAATAAGAAACTTGCGGCAATTGAGTTGGAAACGGAGCGGTTGAACGCTCAGACGAAAAAGGTGCAAGCCGATGCTGAAGCTTATGAAATCTCTAGAAAAGTAAGTGCGGGTATCACCCCAGAGGTGAAGCTGCAAATGGAGCTTGACAGGGACGTGCAAGTAGCGGAGCAAATCTCCAAAATCCAATTCCCTCAGACTATGATTATTGGTGGAGATCAGAAGGGAGGAACACCTCTCGAAAGCTTGATAGGTGCGGCTATGGCCAAGCAGTTGCAAACGGTAAAACAGTAA
- the rimO gene encoding 30S ribosomal protein S12 methylthiotransferase RimO, with translation MKTKKLKRDKVNIVTMGCSKNLVDSEVLLTQLKGNQIEASHESKKDDSNIIVINTCGFIDNAKQESIDTILRYVDAKDEGLVEKVYVTGCLSQRYRDELQSEIEGVDAWFGTNELPALLKRFKADYKQELIGERLTTTKNHYSYLKISEGCDRPCSFCAIPLMRGGHQSRPIEELVKEAKNLAKNGTKELLLIAQDSTFYGLDLYKKRNLADLLRNLSDVEGIDWIRLHYAFPAGFPEDVLDVMAERSNICNYLDMPLQHGSSNMLKLMRRGITREGTETLIKKIRNKVPNVAIRTTLIAGHPGETQKEHEENIDFIQRMCFERLGVFTYSHEENTHSFSMKDDVPEEVKEQRATELMQHQEDISLMHNEMKVGKTFKVLFDRKENNYFIGRTEFDSPEVDNEVMVSAQKHYVRLGDFTNIKIDEASQFDLYGTPVE, from the coding sequence TTGAAGACGAAAAAACTCAAAAGAGATAAGGTCAATATAGTGACGATGGGCTGTTCCAAAAACTTGGTGGACTCTGAGGTCTTGCTTACGCAGCTAAAGGGCAACCAAATTGAGGCTTCCCACGAGTCTAAAAAGGACGATTCGAACATCATCGTAATCAATACGTGTGGGTTCATCGACAATGCCAAGCAGGAGTCAATTGACACTATTTTGCGGTATGTGGATGCCAAGGACGAGGGCTTGGTGGAAAAGGTGTATGTAACGGGTTGCCTATCCCAGCGCTACCGCGACGAGCTCCAGTCGGAGATTGAGGGCGTAGATGCGTGGTTTGGCACCAACGAGCTGCCCGCTTTGCTCAAGCGCTTCAAAGCGGACTACAAGCAAGAGCTGATTGGCGAGCGATTGACTACTACCAAAAATCATTATTCTTACCTAAAGATATCGGAAGGTTGCGACCGACCTTGTTCGTTTTGCGCCATCCCGCTTATGCGTGGCGGCCACCAGTCTCGCCCCATTGAGGAGCTGGTGAAAGAAGCAAAGAACTTGGCGAAGAACGGTACAAAAGAACTTTTGCTCATTGCCCAAGATTCTACGTTCTACGGCTTGGATTTGTACAAGAAAAGAAACTTGGCTGATCTACTCAGAAACCTTTCCGATGTGGAAGGAATCGACTGGATCAGGTTGCACTATGCTTTCCCCGCTGGCTTTCCCGAAGATGTGCTGGACGTAATGGCTGAGCGCAGCAATATTTGCAACTACCTCGATATGCCTTTGCAACACGGCTCTTCTAACATGCTCAAACTGATGCGCAGGGGCATTACAAGGGAAGGAACGGAGACCTTGATTAAGAAGATTAGGAACAAAGTCCCAAATGTAGCTATCCGTACTACACTAATAGCGGGTCACCCTGGGGAAACTCAAAAAGAGCACGAGGAAAACATTGATTTTATCCAACGCATGTGCTTTGAACGCTTAGGTGTGTTTACATACTCTCACGAGGAAAATACGCATTCTTTCTCTATGAAAGATGATGTGCCTGAGGAAGTGAAAGAACAAAGAGCGACGGAACTGATGCAACACCAAGAGGATATTTCCCTCATGCACAATGAAATGAAAGTGGGAAAAACCTTCAAGGTTTTGTTCGATAGGAAAGAAAACAACTACTTCATTGGCAGGACAGAATTTGACTCGCCTGAGGTGGATAACGAGGTGATGGTAAGTGCACAAAAGCATTACGTACGCTTAGGTGACTTCACCAATATCAAAATTGACGAGGCTTCGCAGTTTGATCTTTACGGCACGCCTGTGGAGTAA
- a CDS encoding zinc-binding alcohol dehydrogenase family protein, producing the protein MKAIGFKKSLPITEKDSFIEFETEKPSPTGFDLLVKISAISVNPVDFKIRQNAAKDTVLDTPKVIGWDAVGTVEAVGDKASRFKVGDEVFYAGDLTRSGSNAEFQLVDERIVGAKPKKLSIAEAAAIPLTGLTAWESLFDRIKINPEKDKGKTVLILAGAGGVGSIAIQIAKKVAGLTVIATASRPDSVQWCKDLGADFVVNHYHLKEELGKIGHSQVDYILDFVDLGGYWDTAAEIIKPQGHIVSITGSSKPLNLDILKVKSVSFSWELMYTRSMFTTDDIERQHEILNEIASLLDNGTLKTTLTTTLEGFTVENLKKAHEMQESGKTIGKTVILF; encoded by the coding sequence ATGAAAGCAATAGGATTTAAGAAATCGTTACCTATCACAGAAAAAGACAGTTTTATTGAGTTTGAAACTGAGAAGCCGTCGCCAACTGGCTTCGACCTTTTGGTGAAAATATCGGCTATTTCGGTGAACCCTGTGGATTTTAAGATCAGGCAAAATGCGGCAAAAGACACGGTACTCGATACGCCCAAGGTTATAGGGTGGGATGCGGTAGGTACTGTGGAGGCAGTAGGTGATAAGGCTTCACGGTTCAAAGTAGGAGATGAGGTGTTTTATGCCGGCGACCTCACCCGAAGCGGGAGCAATGCGGAGTTCCAATTGGTGGACGAACGCATAGTAGGTGCCAAACCCAAAAAATTAAGTATTGCAGAAGCTGCCGCTATTCCTTTAACGGGTTTAACCGCTTGGGAGTCGCTTTTTGACCGTATCAAAATCAACCCTGAAAAAGATAAAGGAAAAACGGTGTTGATCTTGGCTGGTGCCGGTGGTGTAGGCTCTATCGCCATACAAATTGCCAAAAAAGTAGCAGGGCTTACCGTAATTGCTACGGCATCCAGGCCAGATTCTGTACAGTGGTGCAAAGATTTGGGTGCTGATTTTGTAGTGAACCACTACCACCTAAAAGAGGAGCTAGGGAAAATTGGTCATAGTCAAGTAGATTATATCCTAGATTTTGTAGACCTTGGAGGGTATTGGGATACTGCTGCTGAAATCATAAAACCTCAAGGTCATATAGTTTCTATTACAGGTAGTAGCAAGCCATTGAACCTAGATATCCTCAAGGTCAAAAGTGTTTCTTTCTCTTGGGAGTTGATGTACACTCGCTCTATGTTTACCACGGACGATATAGAAAGGCAACACGAAATATTGAATGAAATAGCTAGCTTGTTGGATAACGGAACGCTAAAAACCACGCTGACAACAACCTTGGAAGGCTTCACGGTGGAAAACTTAAAAAAAGCGCATGAAATGCAGGAGTCTGGAAAGACAATAGGTAAAACAGTGATTCTATTTTAA
- a CDS encoding putative quinol monooxygenase, protein MAEQKLTIVARILAKAEKRALVKSELLKLIEVTRAEEGCINYDLHQDNENENLFLFFENWESKELWQKHMENTHLAEYVKATDGAVEEFVLNEMTHIG, encoded by the coding sequence ATGGCAGAACAGAAATTAACGATTGTGGCGAGGATATTGGCAAAGGCTGAAAAAAGGGCCTTGGTGAAAAGCGAATTGCTAAAGCTAATTGAGGTTACTAGGGCAGAAGAAGGGTGTATCAATTATGATTTACACCAAGACAACGAGAACGAAAACCTATTCCTGTTTTTTGAGAATTGGGAAAGTAAGGAACTGTGGCAAAAGCATATGGAAAACACTCACTTGGCTGAATATGTGAAAGCAACTGATGGTGCTGTAGAAGAGTTTGTGTTAAACGAAATGACGCATATAGGTTAG